A genomic stretch from Mesotoga sp. BH458_6_3_2_1 includes:
- a CDS encoding FAD-binding oxidoreductase, producing the protein MNYGRLNAGLIEELQALLKIPVKYDEESLDRYSRDETAELRAVRPEVVTFPVSTQEVSEIMRFANRHMIPVTPRGAGTGLSGGAVPSHRGIVMSFEKMNRILEFDEANMMITVEPGVITGEIQKLADRHNLVYGGDPCSSESSSIGGNVAENAGGNKVMKYGPTGYHVYGLEVVLPSGEITYFGGKRLKDVSGLDFVHLMVGSEGTLGIVTKITLRLLPKPKYSVALLVPYPNIDTAIAAVPRLMSGSGVVPTSLEFMDGSSIRAACSFLNIEFPYSDAGAHLIIEVEGNSKDSIFDDYVKLGEAAIEAGGLEAFVADNRNTRDKLWKARKSIAEALAAISPVHSMEDVSVPMANIPKLIKRSEEIAKKRGLEMIAFGHAGDGNVHVTFIKGDLPQEEWNRNLPLAEKELFDETTELGGCISGEHGIGIKRKKYLASIVDKAQLDLIRGIKMAFDRNNILNPGKIVDL; encoded by the coding sequence ATGAATTACGGACGTCTTAACGCGGGCCTGATAGAAGAGCTGCAAGCACTACTCAAGATCCCAGTCAAATATGATGAAGAGTCACTGGATAGATATTCTAGAGACGAGACGGCCGAACTGAGAGCCGTAAGACCGGAGGTTGTCACATTCCCTGTAAGTACTCAGGAAGTGTCGGAGATCATGAGATTCGCAAACAGGCATATGATTCCAGTTACCCCAAGAGGAGCGGGAACGGGCCTTTCGGGAGGCGCGGTGCCTTCACACCGTGGAATCGTCATGAGCTTCGAGAAGATGAACAGAATCCTCGAGTTCGACGAAGCAAATATGATGATTACCGTCGAACCGGGAGTGATAACCGGCGAAATTCAGAAACTGGCAGACAGACATAACCTCGTTTACGGAGGTGATCCCTGCAGCAGCGAGAGCTCCTCGATCGGTGGCAACGTTGCGGAAAACGCCGGAGGAAACAAAGTCATGAAATATGGACCGACAGGTTACCATGTTTACGGCCTTGAGGTAGTCCTGCCCTCAGGCGAGATCACATATTTCGGAGGAAAAAGACTGAAGGATGTCAGCGGCCTGGACTTCGTCCATCTAATGGTCGGATCTGAAGGCACGCTTGGAATTGTCACGAAAATAACGTTGAGGCTGCTGCCAAAGCCGAAGTATTCCGTGGCATTGCTCGTACCATACCCGAACATCGATACGGCAATTGCAGCAGTACCCAGGCTGATGAGCGGTTCAGGTGTTGTCCCTACTTCTCTGGAGTTTATGGACGGCTCATCGATAAGGGCGGCCTGCAGCTTCCTGAATATCGAATTCCCTTATTCCGATGCCGGCGCTCACTTGATAATTGAAGTCGAAGGCAACAGCAAGGATTCGATATTCGACGATTACGTCAAACTCGGAGAAGCCGCCATCGAAGCGGGCGGGCTTGAAGCCTTTGTGGCCGACAACCGGAATACGAGAGACAAACTATGGAAGGCCAGAAAGTCTATTGCGGAGGCACTGGCCGCAATAAGCCCGGTGCACAGCATGGAAGACGTCTCCGTTCCGATGGCGAACATACCTAAGCTAATAAAGAGGTCTGAAGAGATCGCAAAGAAGCGCGGACTCGAAATGATTGCCTTTGGCCACGCCGGCGATGGAAATGTCCATGTCACATTCATAAAGGGAGATCTTCCTCAGGAAGAGTGGAACAGAAATCTCCCGCTGGCCGAGAAAGAGCTCTTTGATGAAACCACAGAGTTAGGGGGCTGCATAAGCGGAGAACACGGTATAGGTATAAAGAGGAAGAAATACCTCGCATCAATAGTAGACAAAGCTCAACTCGATCTAATTCGAGGCATAAAAATGGCCTTTGATCGGAACAACATACTCAATCCGGGGAAGATCGTGGATCTTTGA
- a CDS encoding electron transfer flavoprotein subunit alpha/FixB family protein: MNDLLVIAEKRGSEIHSSTFELLGKARELSMKRPLTVSVVILSDKSVEEDSSSSLFSGGADRIILAVDGSFKRFNFEPYTKTLAAIVRKLSPEIVLAPATTSGRTFMPGLAALLKTGLTADCTGLDIEEGTGNLLQTRPAIGGNIMATIKTPNHRPQMATVRPKTFSPLKEEYESKGELVNFDVTQDLIQTGAKLIEFHPIGEGQKGVQDAEVIIAGGMGLRKVENMEPVYRLSKIINGTVGASRKIVDSKWIGHEAQVGLSGHTVKPKIYIAAGISGAVQHIAGMQTAEFIVAINRDRNAAIFNFADIGLVGDAVEILTELAESLESEVKR, encoded by the coding sequence ATGAATGATCTCCTGGTAATCGCAGAAAAAAGAGGAAGTGAAATCCACTCAAGTACATTCGAACTACTTGGAAAGGCAAGGGAGTTATCCATGAAGCGGCCTCTTACGGTTTCCGTAGTGATCCTCTCCGACAAGTCTGTCGAAGAGGATTCGTCCAGCTCTCTCTTCTCAGGTGGAGCTGATCGAATCATCCTGGCAGTTGATGGAAGCTTCAAGAGATTCAATTTCGAACCATACACTAAGACTCTGGCCGCTATAGTAAGAAAGTTATCACCTGAAATCGTTCTCGCACCGGCCACAACTTCCGGCAGAACCTTTATGCCGGGACTGGCGGCTCTCTTGAAGACAGGCCTGACGGCAGACTGCACCGGTCTCGATATAGAGGAGGGAACGGGAAACCTTCTGCAAACGAGGCCTGCTATAGGCGGCAACATAATGGCAACTATAAAGACCCCGAATCACAGACCTCAGATGGCCACAGTGAGACCCAAGACATTCTCACCCTTAAAAGAAGAGTATGAAAGCAAAGGTGAACTGGTTAACTTTGACGTGACTCAAGATTTGATCCAAACAGGAGCGAAACTCATCGAGTTCCATCCAATAGGAGAGGGCCAGAAGGGAGTTCAGGACGCCGAAGTAATAATCGCAGGAGGTATGGGACTTCGAAAGGTTGAAAACATGGAACCTGTCTACAGGTTATCAAAAATCATCAACGGAACCGTTGGCGCTTCACGGAAGATCGTTGATTCGAAGTGGATCGGGCACGAAGCTCAAGTCGGATTGAGCGGCCATACCGTTAAACCGAAGATCTACATCGCTGCAGGTATTTCCGGCGCCGTTCAACATATTGCGGGGATGCAAACCGCGGAGTTCATCGTGGCAATAAACAGAGACAGGAACGCCGCGATTTTCAACTTCGCAGACATTGGGCTTGTTGGAGACGCGGTCGAGATTCTGACTGAACTTGCCGAGTCCCTTGAGTCGGAGGTGAAGAGATGA
- a CDS encoding electron transfer flavoprotein subunit beta/FixA family protein, with translation MKILVLLKQVPDSDEVKLNPETGTMIREGVGTVINPLDLHALETALRIKETGDHSVAVVSMGPPVAEEAVREAIAMGADKAVLLTDRKFAGADTWATAVALARFAEKEGPFDLILAGEKATDGETGQVGPETGSMLGIPVATYVSKIVELDGSGITIEREVEDGKEVWKLPLPSLVSVTKDVNEPRLPTLNGKKLARNFPVERISNDSLGIDPSEIGLTGSPTRVVRIGTPKLSRMVEMYEGSNIRDGIDEIKKRLVPYLEVNHE, from the coding sequence TTGAAAATACTCGTTCTTCTAAAACAGGTCCCGGATTCCGATGAGGTGAAGCTCAATCCCGAAACGGGAACAATGATAAGAGAGGGAGTTGGTACCGTTATCAATCCTCTCGATTTGCACGCGCTGGAAACGGCATTGAGAATCAAAGAGACCGGTGATCATTCCGTTGCGGTTGTTTCTATGGGACCTCCTGTGGCAGAAGAGGCCGTAAGGGAAGCAATCGCAATGGGCGCCGACAAGGCGGTGCTGCTGACAGACCGTAAGTTTGCAGGTGCGGATACGTGGGCAACGGCCGTGGCACTCGCGAGATTTGCGGAGAAGGAAGGTCCTTTCGACCTGATCCTTGCCGGCGAGAAGGCTACCGACGGAGAAACAGGCCAGGTCGGACCTGAAACCGGTTCGATGCTGGGTATTCCCGTCGCCACTTATGTTTCGAAAATAGTTGAGCTAGATGGATCGGGCATAACAATCGAACGCGAAGTGGAAGATGGAAAGGAAGTGTGGAAGCTTCCCCTGCCTTCACTTGTTTCGGTGACTAAGGACGTCAATGAACCCAGACTTCCGACATTGAACGGAAAGAAACTCGCCAGAAACTTCCCGGTAGAGCGGATCAGTAACGATTCTCTTGGAATAGATCCATCGGAGATCGGCTTGACAGGATCACCCACAAGGGTAGTAAGGATAGGAACCCCGAAGCTCTCGAGGATGGTGGAGATGTATGAGGGGAGCAATATTAGAGATGGAATAGATGAGATAAAGAAGAGGTTGGTACCCTATCTGGAGGTGAACCATGAATGA
- a CDS encoding diguanylate cyclase: MKTRKAFLPLFLVLLCTYVYADKLTFGGDNAYPPYEFVDKNGEHTGFNVDLMNAVSRAAELDIEIELGEWDLVVERFKSGELNGLIGMAVTPERQRIYGFSIPHNTLHMAIFYRKDSEEPDVDDLEGREIIVQRNGVMHDYLLENSITEKIVTVDSPLEGLKLLSSGKGDYGLFEKYQSLYFAKENEIHNLEVSGATVFERDYAFATARDDFVLLNKLNKGLLLVRESGEYKDIFEKWFGSANWFEQNRKVLLWSVGILVAFIVVLFALWIWNHTLKGRVKARTEELEKKATENERLRAKIRSLHDIAFKMENCIEEEEVYDLIVEAATDILSFDYYSLDIVEGDNLIVKRNSENIEVNTRVPKYEGIAGKTLKTGKTIIIDDVSKENDARPSSSKIKALLSVPVGDYGVFQTVTIESGSFKQEDAELAELLMLHALGAFEKIKKTKEIRFLAFHDSLTGLYNRTFFDEEVSRVDTSRNLPISVIFADVNGLKSLNDCFGHFYGDDYLKTISRTIKESCRHEDLVVRWGGDEFVVLLLRTDTEKAEEIVSRIEENLIKVECFSVEASASFGVATKRDRATDFYDVLRNAELAMYSKKRELDCKTKSRGLTFPETISDE; this comes from the coding sequence ATGAAGACCAGGAAGGCTTTTTTGCCACTTTTTCTTGTTCTCTTGTGTACTTATGTTTATGCAGATAAGCTCACTTTCGGTGGGGATAACGCATATCCTCCGTATGAGTTTGTTGATAAAAACGGTGAGCACACGGGATTCAATGTGGACTTGATGAATGCCGTTTCTAGAGCCGCCGAGCTGGATATAGAAATCGAGCTCGGTGAATGGGATCTGGTGGTCGAAAGGTTCAAGTCGGGAGAACTTAACGGATTGATCGGCATGGCCGTCACTCCTGAACGGCAGAGGATATACGGTTTTTCGATTCCCCACAATACTCTGCACATGGCGATCTTTTACAGGAAAGATTCCGAAGAACCTGACGTAGATGATCTAGAAGGAAGGGAAATTATAGTTCAGCGAAACGGTGTCATGCACGACTATCTGCTTGAAAATTCCATCACAGAGAAAATTGTCACTGTTGATTCTCCACTTGAAGGACTCAAGCTTCTCTCATCCGGTAAGGGTGATTATGGTCTCTTCGAGAAGTACCAGTCTCTCTATTTTGCGAAAGAAAATGAGATCCATAATCTCGAGGTTTCCGGTGCCACAGTCTTTGAAAGAGACTATGCCTTCGCCACCGCAAGAGACGATTTTGTTCTTCTTAACAAGCTAAATAAAGGTCTTCTCCTTGTCAGAGAGAGCGGTGAGTACAAGGATATATTCGAGAAGTGGTTTGGCTCAGCAAACTGGTTTGAACAGAATAGGAAGGTTTTGCTCTGGTCTGTTGGAATATTAGTTGCCTTCATAGTTGTGCTGTTCGCTCTCTGGATTTGGAACCATACTTTGAAAGGGCGAGTAAAGGCAAGAACCGAGGAGCTCGAGAAGAAGGCAACTGAAAACGAGCGCCTTAGGGCGAAGATAAGAAGTCTCCACGATATTGCCTTCAAGATGGAGAACTGTATCGAGGAAGAGGAAGTTTATGATCTCATTGTTGAAGCAGCCACTGACATTCTCAGCTTTGACTATTACAGTCTTGACATTGTCGAGGGAGACAATCTTATTGTAAAGAGGAACTCGGAGAACATTGAAGTCAATACAAGGGTTCCAAAGTACGAGGGAATTGCTGGAAAGACTTTGAAGACGGGGAAAACAATAATAATCGATGACGTTTCGAAGGAAAATGATGCAAGACCTTCAAGCAGTAAGATCAAGGCTCTACTTAGCGTTCCTGTTGGAGATTACGGAGTTTTTCAAACGGTCACCATTGAATCCGGAAGCTTCAAACAAGAAGATGCCGAGCTTGCCGAATTGTTGATGCTTCATGCTCTTGGAGCCTTTGAGAAAATCAAAAAGACCAAAGAAATACGTTTCCTTGCTTTCCACGATTCACTGACCGGTCTTTACAACAGGACCTTCTTCGATGAGGAAGTATCTAGAGTCGACACTTCGAGAAATCTTCCTATTTCCGTCATTTTTGCAGATGTTAACGGGCTGAAGTCACTTAACGATTGCTTCGGCCATTTCTACGGCGACGACTATCTGAAGACGATATCTCGCACAATTAAGGAATCTTGCAGGCACGAGGACCTAGTTGTTCGTTGGGGTGGAGATGAGTTTGTTGTCCTTCTTCTGAGAACAGACACCGAAAAGGCAGAGGAAATCGTCTCAAGGATAGAGGAAAACCTGATCAAGGTGGAATGTTTCTCTGTCGAAGCTAGTGCCTCTTTTGGTGTCGCCACTAAGAGAGATCGGGCAACTGATTTTTATGACGTACTTAGAAATGCAGAACTTGCAATGTATTCGAAGAAAAGAGAACTGGACTGTAAGACTAAGTCCAGAGGACTAACCTTTCCAGAAACAATCAGCGATGAATGA
- a CDS encoding ABC transporter substrate-binding protein, giving the protein MRKVLMLLVMASLLFGATLGFAVYEIAFIVKATDSDFWQYTIVGAENAEHDLQGLINVTVYGPPSESDIDKQVAILEDVVNKKPDAIVISSTSSEAPSLILDEAYKQGIKIVLIDNFVYDTGYNSFLATNNRVGGALAADKLVEYLKAAGKDLKGKIGLVSAMAGVQVLTDRDDGFKTRLAEIAPDLEVLPTIYVDNDISRAANATEDLLIAYDDLVGMFADNNHTGDGVARVIELQGLQDEVISVAYDSDPQEIDALRNGSLKALIVQDPHGMGYKGVMFAFMAINGEPLPEYYDTGVYVIEKDILDDSMWVLDPFSRKKY; this is encoded by the coding sequence ATGCGAAAAGTACTTATGCTACTTGTCATGGCTTCACTTCTTTTCGGAGCCACACTAGGATTTGCAGTTTACGAAATTGCCTTCATAGTCAAGGCAACGGATTCTGACTTCTGGCAGTACACGATAGTTGGCGCCGAGAACGCCGAACACGATCTACAGGGCCTTATTAATGTCACGGTTTACGGACCTCCGTCCGAATCAGACATCGACAAGCAGGTCGCTATTCTTGAGGACGTTGTCAACAAGAAGCCCGACGCAATCGTTATTTCTTCGACAAGCTCGGAAGCTCCTTCTCTGATTCTTGACGAAGCTTACAAGCAGGGTATCAAGATCGTTCTCATTGACAACTTCGTCTATGATACCGGATACAATTCATTCCTCGCTACCAACAACAGAGTAGGAGGCGCTCTTGCAGCCGACAAGCTTGTTGAGTATCTCAAGGCAGCCGGTAAGGATCTCAAGGGCAAGATCGGTCTCGTAAGTGCAATGGCTGGTGTTCAGGTTCTTACAGATAGAGACGATGGATTCAAGACAAGACTTGCCGAGATAGCTCCTGATCTAGAAGTCCTCCCCACGATCTATGTTGACAACGACATTTCTAGAGCAGCCAACGCAACGGAAGACCTCTTGATCGCTTACGACGATCTAGTTGGAATGTTTGCAGACAACAACCACACAGGTGACGGAGTTGCCAGAGTTATCGAACTTCAGGGTCTTCAGGATGAAGTAATCTCAGTTGCATACGACTCAGACCCGCAGGAAATAGATGCTCTCAGAAACGGCTCCTTGAAGGCTCTTATCGTTCAGGATCCTCACGGTATGGGTTACAAGGGTGTCATGTTTGCCTTCATGGCAATCAATGGCGAACCGCTTCCTGAGTACTATGATACGGGAGTGTACGTAATCGAGAAGGACATTCTTGATGACTCTATGTGGGTTCTCGACCCATTCTCAAGAAAGAAGTACTGA
- the deoC gene encoding deoxyribose-phosphate aldolase: protein MNRDIPFNRRFDNTLLNPESKWEDIESFVDETLEYNFRNVVVPWYAIPTYVIEKVKGTEVGINVGPGGFPLGMVPTELKMREIEYYMSLGDAVTDFDIVINVSAVKSGNWDLMEREFVTLSERVKKGNRVCKFIIETSRLTEEEIVKVCELIVDVPTIDFVKTGTGFGPRATSYRDVELINSVVSGKKEIKVSGGVRTLEQVERFMELGATVFGSSSSVSIFKEYEKKYGG from the coding sequence ATGAATAGAGACATTCCTTTTAACAGGCGTTTCGATAATACTTTGCTGAATCCCGAATCAAAGTGGGAGGATATTGAGAGCTTCGTTGACGAAACACTCGAGTACAATTTCAGAAATGTAGTTGTGCCTTGGTATGCGATCCCTACTTATGTCATTGAAAAGGTCAAGGGAACTGAAGTTGGAATTAACGTGGGTCCCGGAGGCTTTCCGCTCGGTATGGTTCCCACAGAGTTGAAAATGAGAGAAATCGAATACTACATGTCTCTCGGAGATGCGGTTACTGATTTCGACATTGTGATAAACGTATCTGCAGTCAAATCGGGGAACTGGGATCTGATGGAACGGGAGTTCGTAACTCTTTCCGAGCGTGTAAAGAAAGGAAACAGAGTCTGCAAATTCATAATCGAGACCAGCAGATTGACTGAAGAGGAAATAGTCAAAGTATGTGAATTGATAGTAGACGTTCCAACAATCGACTTCGTGAAGACCGGGACGGGTTTTGGTCCCAGAGCAACCTCTTATCGCGATGTTGAACTGATTAACTCCGTCGTTTCCGGGAAGAAAGAGATCAAAGTTTCCGGCGGCGTCAGAACTCTCGAGCAGGTCGAGAGATTCATGGAACTTGGAGCAACAGTCTTCGGTTCGAGTTCCAGCGTCTCCATATTCAAAGAATATGAAAAGAAATACGGTGGCTAA
- a CDS encoding sugar ABC transporter ATP-binding protein has protein sequence MPEEKTVIELEGINKTFPAVRALDNVSLSVKSGEVRGLVGENGAGKSTLIKIITGAYTKDSGTMIFEGNEITRNSPLISKALGIYAVYQDVMVTPDLSVAENFFLGQQPKIGPFINWKKMYKESTEFLENIGLDINVRKSIKELSIAESEMITISKALWQKPKLVIFDEPTAVLTRNETKILFQIIDELKNQGTAVIYISHNLEEVFDICDTVTVLKDGATVGTYTTGELDNVEKLIPLMVGRSIEEMYSKKDTEPGREFLRVENLSGERFENISFHVRAGEVVGFFGLVGAGRTEIARALFGADFLREGKISVEGKNVSIKTPKDALMKGIGYLPEDRRKQGIFLQQDIDFNINIINFDKVMTGPVINYGKAHSQARDYIDKLSIKIGSIFQPVSELSGGNQQKVIIARWLCKNTDVLIFDEPTVGIDVGTKSEIYRLFGEILSSNKGIILISSYLPELMGMSDRIYVISNGRMAGEVHKKDFSEEFLLTLAMKNIVSREKVKEAV, from the coding sequence ATGCCCGAGGAAAAGACCGTAATTGAGCTAGAAGGTATAAACAAAACCTTCCCTGCCGTTAGAGCTCTTGACAATGTCTCCCTCTCCGTCAAGAGTGGTGAGGTAAGAGGCCTTGTGGGAGAGAACGGAGCCGGGAAATCCACACTCATAAAGATAATTACAGGAGCTTATACAAAGGACTCAGGAACAATGATCTTTGAGGGAAATGAAATTACCAGAAATTCACCATTGATATCGAAAGCGTTGGGAATCTATGCCGTTTATCAGGATGTCATGGTCACTCCCGATCTTTCAGTGGCAGAAAACTTCTTTCTAGGGCAGCAACCTAAGATTGGCCCATTCATAAACTGGAAGAAGATGTACAAAGAATCAACGGAGTTTCTGGAAAACATCGGTCTGGATATAAACGTTCGCAAGAGCATTAAAGAGTTGAGTATAGCTGAAAGTGAAATGATTACAATATCCAAGGCACTCTGGCAGAAACCCAAACTCGTCATCTTTGATGAACCGACCGCCGTGCTTACAAGAAATGAAACGAAAATCCTCTTTCAGATAATAGATGAACTCAAGAATCAGGGAACGGCCGTAATCTATATCTCGCATAACCTTGAAGAAGTCTTTGACATATGTGATACTGTTACCGTTTTGAAGGACGGGGCCACGGTGGGAACTTACACAACGGGAGAGCTTGATAACGTTGAGAAGCTGATCCCTCTTATGGTTGGCAGATCGATTGAGGAGATGTATTCGAAGAAGGATACAGAACCAGGAAGAGAATTCCTAAGGGTTGAGAACCTTTCCGGAGAGAGATTCGAGAATATCAGTTTTCATGTCAGGGCAGGCGAAGTCGTGGGATTTTTTGGTCTGGTGGGCGCTGGAAGAACTGAGATTGCAAGGGCGCTTTTCGGTGCCGATTTTCTTAGAGAAGGAAAGATATCTGTTGAAGGCAAAAACGTTTCGATAAAGACACCGAAGGATGCGCTGATGAAGGGTATTGGCTATCTTCCGGAAGACAGGAGAAAACAGGGAATCTTCTTGCAGCAGGATATAGATTTCAACATAAACATAATTAACTTCGACAAGGTGATGACGGGTCCTGTCATCAACTACGGGAAGGCTCATTCACAGGCCAGAGACTATATCGACAAGCTTTCTATAAAGATCGGCAGCATCTTCCAGCCGGTTTCCGAGCTGAGTGGTGGAAACCAGCAGAAGGTAATCATCGCGAGATGGCTGTGCAAGAACACAGATGTTCTAATCTTCGATGAACCGACCGTCGGAATCGACGTTGGGACGAAATCAGAGATATACAGACTCTTCGGTGAGATTCTTTCCAGCAACAAGGGAATAATTCTAATCTCTTCCTACCTTCCCGAACTCATGGGAATGTCCGACCGTATATACGTTATCTCAAACGGTAGAATGGCGGGAGAGGTCCATAAGAAAGACTTTTCCGAGGAGTTTTTGCTGACACTGGCAATGAAGAACATTGTCTCAAGAGAAAAGGTGAAGGAGGCGGTCTGA
- a CDS encoding ABC transporter permease, which translates to MAGRRERKTFTEKNLLIILVVMWVFLAIATGGNFSSWANITNLIRQSSINGVVAIGMTLIIITGGIDLSVGSIVGLSGMVFAIFTSTRGEFQFPTIVGILLALGISALIGLINAVAVHDGKVPAFIATLGMMTLVRGVVMYISSGRMVTAVPLEYRRFAVLEFFGIPALAWTWIILAAFMILVLKYTKFGRNLYAIGSNEEAARLSGINIRRNMYSFYIVAALFSAIAGLMLGTRMAAGVPTGGDGYELDAIASVVIGGASLSGGVGTVLGTALGALIIQTIRNGGNLLGVDPFIMQIIIGAIIILAVFFDQFIKSRKKGEGLKKLFKRA; encoded by the coding sequence ATGGCTGGAAGGAGAGAAAGGAAGACATTTACCGAAAAAAACCTTTTGATCATTCTGGTTGTGATGTGGGTCTTTCTGGCCATCGCAACTGGAGGAAACTTTTCCTCATGGGCTAACATAACCAATCTAATTAGGCAATCATCAATAAATGGTGTTGTTGCTATCGGTATGACCCTCATAATCATAACTGGCGGAATAGATCTTTCGGTTGGTTCTATAGTTGGTCTCAGCGGAATGGTATTTGCGATTTTCACCTCTACTAGGGGAGAATTCCAGTTTCCGACAATTGTAGGTATATTGCTGGCTCTAGGAATCAGTGCGCTGATAGGTCTGATCAACGCCGTTGCCGTACATGATGGAAAGGTCCCGGCTTTCATTGCAACGCTAGGTATGATGACACTCGTAAGAGGTGTCGTAATGTACATTTCCAGCGGAAGAATGGTGACCGCCGTCCCGCTGGAGTACAGGAGATTCGCGGTCCTGGAGTTTTTTGGAATACCGGCACTAGCCTGGACGTGGATCATTCTTGCCGCCTTCATGATACTCGTGCTCAAATACACGAAATTCGGAAGGAATCTGTACGCCATAGGTAGCAATGAGGAAGCGGCAAGGCTGTCAGGTATAAATATCCGGCGGAACATGTATTCTTTCTACATTGTGGCCGCTTTGTTCAGCGCTATAGCCGGTTTGATGCTCGGAACGAGAATGGCCGCAGGGGTCCCGACAGGAGGAGACGGTTACGAACTTGACGCCATAGCTTCGGTTGTCATCGGAGGAGCAAGTCTGAGCGGAGGAGTAGGAACCGTTCTCGGAACTGCCCTTGGCGCTCTTATAATCCAGACAATAAGAAATGGCGGTAATCTTCTAGGTGTAGATCCATTCATAATGCAGATCATCATCGGTGCAATAATAATCCTTGCAGTCTTCTTCGATCAGTTCATAAAGAGCAGGAAGAAGGGCGAAGGTTTGAAGAAGCTCTTCAAAAGGGCGTGA
- a CDS encoding VOC family protein, which yields MKINKFFHVAIEVPNLDEALEFYSGLLGLKLINREKLPEKKLEVAFVAGEGCEIELMCYEDSKERQFAPESQSHFQHLSFAVDDIEKAMDYLKNNGIELESPDPIPVFDGKVFYNTFKGPGGELLEIAEEKRPR from the coding sequence ATGAAGATAAACAAGTTCTTTCATGTTGCAATAGAGGTTCCCAATCTCGATGAAGCGCTCGAGTTCTATTCAGGTCTTCTCGGTTTGAAGCTGATCAACAGAGAGAAATTGCCTGAAAAGAAACTCGAAGTAGCGTTCGTTGCCGGCGAAGGTTGCGAAATCGAACTTATGTGTTACGAAGATAGCAAAGAGAGGCAATTTGCTCCCGAATCACAGTCGCACTTTCAGCATCTCTCCTTTGCTGTAGATGACATTGAAAAGGCAATGGATTACCTGAAGAACAACGGCATTGAACTCGAGTCGCCCGATCCTATTCCGGTTTTTGACGGAAAGGTTTTCTACAACACATTCAAAGGCCCTGGCGGTGAATTGCTGGAGATCGCGGAAGAGAAGAGACCAAGATAG
- a CDS encoding ribokinase, which yields MNKVTVFGSYVMDLTTLSPHIPVVGETVFSGPFKMGPGGKGFNQAVAARKAGSDVKFMTKIGKDLFAPFVKGAFDRFGITKEYLLESDTAGTGVALIIVDENNGNNAIAVAPEACNELTVDDVKRNRDIFTSSDVFLTQFEANLDATYEAIKLARDSGARVLLNPAPVKEFDHSILKYVDVIMPNEIEASLMTGIPLDGIDSIEAIASELKKSVDTVLITLGGKGVYCPSVNGGLVPACKVKTIDTTGAGDAFAGVFAAYLSRGEGLERAIDYARAGAAISTTRFGTSPSMPEREEIEALVKEITGGDKK from the coding sequence ATGAATAAAGTGACGGTATTCGGTAGCTATGTCATGGACCTCACTACCCTTTCTCCCCATATACCCGTTGTAGGAGAGACAGTCTTTTCCGGTCCCTTCAAGATGGGCCCCGGAGGAAAGGGATTTAACCAGGCTGTGGCTGCCAGAAAGGCCGGATCTGACGTCAAGTTCATGACCAAGATCGGCAAAGACCTTTTTGCTCCATTCGTGAAGGGGGCATTCGATAGATTTGGAATCACAAAGGAGTATCTTCTCGAGTCGGATACTGCCGGAACCGGTGTCGCTCTGATAATAGTAGATGAGAACAATGGAAACAACGCTATTGCAGTTGCACCGGAGGCATGCAATGAGTTGACTGTTGATGATGTAAAAAGGAACAGAGATATCTTCACTTCTTCCGATGTCTTTCTCACACAATTTGAAGCGAATCTCGATGCAACTTATGAGGCGATAAAACTCGCCAGGGACTCCGGGGCAAGAGTCTTGTTAAATCCCGCACCCGTAAAGGAATTTGATCATTCGATCCTAAAATATGTCGACGTTATTATGCCGAACGAGATAGAGGCCAGCCTCATGACAGGTATTCCCCTAGACGGCATCGATTCGATAGAGGCCATAGCATCTGAATTGAAGAAGTCGGTGGACACTGTGCTCATAACTCTCGGAGGTAAGGGGGTCTACTGTCCATCGGTAAATGGAGGGCTTGTTCCCGCCTGCAAGGTGAAGACTATCGATACAACCGGAGCTGGAGATGCATTTGCTGGCGTTTTTGCGGCATATCTCTCGAGGGGAGAGGGATTGGAAAGAGCCATCGACTACGCCCGTGCCGGAGCCGCCATTTCAACGACAAGATTCGGCACTTCTCCTTCAATGCCTGAAAGGGAAGAAATCGAAGCTCTGGTGAAGGAGATAACTGGGGGCGATAAGAAATGA